The following are encoded together in the Salvia hispanica cultivar TCC Black 2014 chromosome 6, UniMelb_Shisp_WGS_1.0, whole genome shotgun sequence genome:
- the LOC125195350 gene encoding uncharacterized protein LOC125195350, which translates to MSTSSNFEASNLLEDNEWEEKIVEQNQQLDQLIQDIAMWPTTLSSQPTTQTVRARRRYIERKREEGHDIIFEQYFAEDPIYPPDFFRTRYRMRKPLFEKIMNKLVETDNFFMQKRDATGRLGMSAIQKCTAAMRVLAYGTAADLHDEYLRMSAQLIRKSLIKFVEGVISNFGDEYLRKPTEEDLARLLHIGEQRGFPGMLGSIDCMHWEWKNCPTSWAGQYAGRSGSPTIILEAVASQDLWIWHAFFGTPGSRNDINVLDQSPVFDDILEGRAPKVNYIVNGHEKNMGYYLTDGIYPQWAAFVKSIPGPQTMKHKLFARHQESARKDVERAFGVLQARFAFIKCPCLIWDRDIMGKIMIACIILHNMIVEDERSTYSNYCDPAEFIQDRLGRSSRENEGGDANNDFIYSTNRIASLASYMKNKAQLQNREAHKALLNDLVEHISTKFGNSN; encoded by the coding sequence atgtcaacaagtTCTAATTTTGAAGCTTCCAATCTTCTTGAAGACAATGAATgggaagaaaaaattgttgaacaaaatcaacaactcGATCAACTAATCCAGGATATAGCTATGTGGCCAACAACCCTGTCTTCACAACCTACAACCCAGACGGTTAGAGCTAGAAGGAGATACATTGAAAGGAAACGCGAGGAGggtcatgatattattttcgaGCAGTACTTTGCTGAAGATCCAATCTATCCTCCAGATTTTTTCCGAACAAGGTATCGCATGCGAAAACCTTTGTtcgaaaaaataatgaacaagCTCGTCGAGACCGACAACTTTTTTATGCAAAAGCGTGATGCTACTGGTCGGCTTGGTATGTCTGCCATTCAGAAATGTACAGCAGCGATGAGGGTGTTGGCCTACGGGACGGCGGCCGACTTGCACGACGAATATTTGAGAATGAGCGCACAACTCATTCGCAAATCTCTCATCAAGTTCGTTGAAGGTGTAATTTCTAACTTCGGCGATGAGTACTTGCGAAAGCCCACCGAAGAAGACTTGGCAAGACTTCTGCATATTGGAGAACAACGTGGGTTTCCAGGCATGTTGGGTAGTattgactgcatgcattgggaATGGAAAAATTGTCCTACTTCATGGGCTGGACAATATGCTGGAAGAAGCGGGAGTCCGACAATCATCTTGGAAGCAGTAGCATCTCAAGAtctgtggatctggcatgcttTTTTTGGAACTCCAGGTTCGAGAAATGATATTAATGTCCTTGATCAATCTCctgtttttgatgatattttggaAGGTCGAGCACCGAAGGTCAATTACATAGTAAATGGCCACGAAAAAAATATGGGGTATTATCTTACTGATGGCATATATCCTCAATGGGCGGCATTTGTCAAATCTATTCCAGGTCCACAAACGATGAAGCACAAGTTGTTTGCTCGACATCAAGAGTCCGCGCGAAAAGATGTTGAGCGAGCTTTTGGTGTTTTGCAAGCTCGTTTTGCTTTTATCAAATGCCCATGTCTTATTTGGGATCGTGATATTATGGGGAAAATAATGATTGCTTGCATAATCTTGCATAATATGATAGTGGAAGATGAAAGAAGCACGTATTCAAACTATTGTGATCCAGCCGAATTTATTCAAGATCGACTTGGACGAAGTAGTCGTGAGAATGAAGGTGGAGATGCGAATAATGATTTCATATATTCTACGAATAGGATCGCGAGTCTAGCTTcttacatgaaaaataaagcCCAACTTCAAAACAGAGAAGCTCACAAAGCTCTGCTAAACGATTTGGTTGAGCATATATCGACGAAATTCGGCAATTCCAATTGA